In the Triticum aestivum cultivar Chinese Spring chromosome 2B, IWGSC CS RefSeq v2.1, whole genome shotgun sequence genome, TATTGATagcccttttggtcatttgatttaTATTAGTCGCAAACATTATTCAATTCTTTTTTTATCGAGCGTCTCCGGTATGACTCTGTGGTTCAGTCGTCATCATTTTATAATACTAATGTTTTTTGAATATTCTTGTTATTAAACATATCAAAATTTCTTTATCATCCAGGTCATCTTGTGGTCTCTGAATATTAAATTACATGGAGTACTTCACAGGAGATAGTTTGTCCGACACTCCCGAACAGGTATATTTTGCATCGTATCATGATACTAATTATTTTGTGTTGTATCATTATTTGAAAACTAAGTCTTATTATTACTACTTCACTTTAGGTTCATATGACATATTTTAGAACAAAATTAGCTGTGATTTTAGTCGACTCAGAATTCAATGATGACGATATAAGAAACCGAAACTTGGATGATGATAACACCAACACGGATCCCACCGATTGTATGATTGTCAAAAGACCTCCTAACAAACCCAAAGCATCCAACTCGTCGTCATAAGTTGAGCACATGTCGCAATCATTTATCCTTTCGCTGTTTGTCACTCCAACAAAAGACGACTTAATAGATGAACTTTGCTTGTTCATCAACATGGTTGATGATGTCCCGTTGCTAGAGTAAGACACATTTTTCTAGTTTATTTTTGTTTCTAATAAATTAGTACTCTTGTATAATTATAATTAACATGAATTCCCATTTCACAGGAGCGAATGGGTGAAAAGCTCTCAACCTTATCCTATTAATTTAAACTTGGGCGTGACAGGCATTTAGATGTTCAGGTAAAATAACAAGACATAATTCATGTTTTTATTGTAGTTTGTTAggatacgtgcgttgcacgtgcacgcttactagtcaTTGTAAAGAGCCACTGTTCTGCTGAAGGTTCTGTCGTGCCTGAGATTTTATGGACGATCTCTTCCTCTGTCAGCGCCCATGTGCATCGAGACGATGTGCATTTCAGCAGCGAGTGACGCCAGGAATCCTGTACTCCGCACAGTCCACACACACTCGATTGCGCCATGTTGCGATGGGCACGAACAACATTTGTTGGAAGCGATTGTTTTGCAAGTCGCCATAGAAACATTCTCACTTTCCCTGGTACTTGAGTATGCCAGAGTTCCTTCCAATCCCCGCTTTCTCTGTTCGTGGTCGACGACCCTATGTTTCCTTCCAGCCATGCTTCCCTTCTCTTCCTGATCGACACCAACATGTTGTATGCAGATCTGACCAAAAACATTCCATTCTTCTCAAAATTCCAAGCGCAACTATCTTGTATGTTTCTCGTGCATATTGGAATACTCATGATTGGCTGAATGTCGATGTGGAGGAACACTTCTTGGAGACGCTGAATATTCCATCTTGCAGACGTAGCGTCGATGAGTTCTGACACTCGGGATGGTGGGTTTTGTATTAAGCACCCGTATGGCCTCATCATTTCGTCTCTTGGGATCCAATTTTCTTCCCATATGCTTGTTTCTGCCCCATTACCAATCCTGCGAATGAGACCCAAATTTAGTACATCGCGCCCTTCGAGAAGTGCTCGCCACACTTGGCTCGGATGCGATCCTAAATTTTCCTTGAGGATTGTGGTAGCCGGGAAGTAAACACTTTTCAGGATACGTGCACTTAATGTCTCCGGGCTCTGTAAGATCCTCCACACTTGTTTAGCAAGCATCGACAAGTTGAACAGCTCGAAATCCTTAAACCCTAGCCCGCCCATTGCTTTTGGCTGGGTCATTTCCTTCCAAGACATCCAATGTGGTTTCCGCTGACCATTCTTACTACCCCGCCAAAACTTTCTAATCATCATGTTTAGGTTTTCACAGAGTCCTCTGGGCAGCTTGAAATAGGATATTGAAAAGACGGGTATGGCTTGAGCTACTGCTTTGACCAACACTTCTTTTCCAGCAGATGACACTGTTCTTTCAATCCATCCCTTAATTCTGCTCCATAGGCGGTCCTTCAAATACTTAAAAGCACCATTTTAAGATGATCCAACATCCGAAGGCATGCCTAAGTATTTCTCATTTAGTGTCTCATTGGGCACCTGGAGCAACCCCTTTCTTGAAATAAATAGAGGATTTATCATAGTTTATTCTTTGTCCTGTGGCCTGACAATAGGTATCCAGAACTTGGTGCACCTCCGATGCTCCCACAGTATTAGCCTTGAAGAACAACAAGCTGTCATCAGCAAATAATAGGTGGTTTAGCTTTGGCGCCGTAGGAGCCACTCAGATTGGATGACTCATCTTTGGATTTTAAAAGgcatgaaaggccctctgctgctatcaAGAACAAATATGGAGAGATTGGGTCCCCTTGGCGAATACCCCTTGATGGCCTGAATTCATGTAATTTCTTTCCATTTGAACATAACAGAGAAGATGACCGAATTTATAAGAATCATTACTATACCAACCCACCTTTCCGTGAAGCCCAACTTAATCATATTTGCTTTCAGATAGTCCCATTCCACTctatcataagctttcatcatatctAACTTTAAAGCACAATGTTGGTTTTTCTTTGCCTTGTTCTTTTTCATAAAGTGCAAGCACTCGTATGCAGCGATAATATTATCTGTTATTAGTCTACCTGGAACAAAGGCAGATTGCTCGTAGGAGATGATCTCTGGCAGAACTAGCTTCAGGTGGTTAGCTATCATCTTTGACGCAATCTTCTAAAGCACATCACACTAAACTGAGTTAGTGATGTGAGATTCTTTACCTTTGGAATCAACACAAGCAAGGTTTTGTTGATGCACTCAGCCGATTCTGTCCCATCTGCTATTCGTAGAACAACTCTAGTGACTTCCTCTCCACACACATCCCAATGCCGCTGGAAGAAATGAGCGGGGAAACCATCTGGGCCCGGTGCTTTAACCGGGAACATCTGAAACAGGGCTTTCTTCACTTCATCCTGTGTGTATGGTGCATTTAAGTTGTCGTTCATCTCTGTGTTACACAACGGGGGACTGTGTTGATAACCTCCTCCATGTTCTGTACTCCTTCGGATGTGTACAGATTAGAATAAAAGCTGTTTGTCAACTCCTCCAGTTCCTTTGTGTTCTCTGTAACTGTCCCATCTGGCAATTGCAGTGCTTTTATTTGGTTTTTCGGCCGACGTCGGCTTTGCCCGAAGGCGGAAGAAATATGTGTTCTTATCCCCATGGGCAAGCCATTCTAGTCTTGCCCTTTGTCTCCACAATATTTCCTCCCTGTGAAAAAGTTCTACCAACCTGTCTGCAATTTTCACTTCTGCATGCGTAGGTGCGTATCTGCCTGGGATCATGCGTAGGTGCGTATCTTTTGAGCATACTCGTAAGCgtatcttttttttttgagacaaactcgTAAGCGTATCTTTAGACATTAGAACAAAAGCCCAACTCAGCCATCCCGAAGGCCTTAGGTTAAAAAACAAACGGGCCAGGTCCAGGCAGGTTAATTTGTTGATCTTTGACCGTTCTTTTTTAACACGACGAGTATTTGATTCCTGAGTCGTACGAGCGTTGGTGTAGGTTAGGGTAAAATAGAAAACTACCAATCTATCGATCTACCAGGATCGAGATCGATCGATGTCTTCGTCCTCGGTTCGCAAGCGCCCATCGGCCATTACCGCCGCCGCCAGCTCCAGCGACGTCTCGCCGTGGACAACCCTGCACGGGGATCTGGTGTGCCTCGTCGGATGGCGGGTGCTGGCTCAGGACCTGCTCGACTACGTCCGCTTCCGTGCCGTCTGCCGGTACTGGCGGTCCAACACAGTCTGCCCGCGCGGGCGTGGAATAGTCGATCCGCGGTTCCACCCGCGCCGCTGGATGATGCTGCCCGAAGGGCACAGGCTCCATCCCCGGGAAGGCAGCAAAAAACGTTTCTTCAACCTGTCCAGTGGAGCTTTCGTCCGCCCTCGACTTCCGCTTCTCAGAGACCACTTCGTCCTCTGCCCAATCGACGGCCTGCTCATCATCGTGCGAGGCTGGCAATACCACAACAGTGTATGCCTCCTCCACCCTTTCACGGGTGACGTTGTGGAACTCCCGGAAAACTTAACTATCCCAGTAGACATAACTCTCCCAGAAATCTTGCGACCACGCTTGTTATCGATCACTGCGTTCGCGGCTGTGAGCACAAGTCCGGATGGAGTCCTCGGGGTCATGATCGCGTTCCATAATACACCGTTCATACTCTTTGCTAGCACAAGGCACAAGCAGTGGAGTTTATCTGCCTTAGCCTTCTACCCACATCCACATGCGAGCCCATTATCTTTCAAAGGAAAACTTTACATGTTGCGGGAGCAAAGATCTAGCTGGGAACTAAATATTCTGCGGTTCGACCCACCTTGGCAAGAGCATTCAACGACATCGGATTTAGC is a window encoding:
- the LOC123042885 gene encoding uncharacterized protein — translated: MSSSSVRKRPSAITAAASSSDVSPWTTLHGDLVCLVGWRVLAQDLLDYVRFRAVCRYWRSNTVCPRGRGIVDPRFHPRRWMMLPEGHRLHPREGSKKRFFNLSSGAFVRPRLPLLRDHFVLCPIDGLLIIVRGWQYHNSVCLLHPFTGDVVELPENLTIPVDITLPEILRPRLLSITAFAAVSTSPDGVLGVMIAFHNTPFILFASTRHKQWSLSALAFYPHPHASPLSFKGKLYMLREQRSSWELNILRFDPPWQEHSTTSDLASSSWLSPKLVATCPANKFPTPELVECDSEILVLGNREATHMLIYRLVDLAQGKFVPVKSIGGNALLMDTERNLSFSFSAVPTTMGDTIVLANHPVAEYHISSDTWSWRVGGCAEHGCSMECCTCSLIDHMCNICRCVSKWNTGGGIISPARWNNNHFIANTNAGHV